From Hydra vulgaris chromosome 07, alternate assembly HydraT2T_AEP, a single genomic window includes:
- the LOC136082732 gene encoding zinc finger MYM-type protein 1-like, translating into MIGGLGYEKKWKNLISRIPEHEHSKIHKQCYIQCCELEARMKTDQSIEHLMNRQILNEADTWRKILERILDVILFLGERGLAIRGKSDLIGDSHNGNFLGLLELISHYDPILKEHVIKVKQSQDKGQRLQAHYLSNRSQNEFIGLCAAEVRRQIIEECKSAKYFSIMVDATPDVSHTEQSSFVIRYVHEKEPGKFLIEERFLIFADCAKKTGSDIAELILETLETLKICFEDCRGQGYDNGVNISGKYKGVQAILQKKNPLSVFSPCGCHSLNLCGQNAASSCTDAETFFGTVKTVYTIFSASPQRWEILQKRLHGVSLHGQSGTRWTERLDSIRPFYNHLSQIIESLKEVKSLNLTPKAKTEIRGALKYMSSFKCVLMSGIWLKVLTLIDRCNQKKLVADVAKISSEFPIHRKVKRKSFFGEQIKGDEQITELTEAESGEEATFRRTKYQKLSEAEIKSACSHFSQKYSCDVTENELTEELLHIKQIHTANFGKEPLAPFDLLNKISEMKLGELFRNIVIALRIFASIPVTVASSERLFSKLKLIKNFLRSTMGQERTSDLAILSIECLLAKNIDFHDVIEKFVKQKTRKIIL; encoded by the exons ATGATTGGAGGATTGGGATATGAAAAGAAGTGGAAGAATCTCATCAGTCGAATTCCTGAACATGAGCATTCGAAAATCCATAAACAATGCTACATTCAGTGTTGTGAATTGGAAGCTCGAATGAAAACTGATCAGTCAATTGAACATTTAATGAATCGCCAAATTCTCAATGAAGCTGACACCTGGAGAAAAATCTTGGAACGAATCTTGGATGTGATTCTGTTTCTTGGTGAACGTGGATTGGCTATTCGTGGAAAATCTGACCTAATTGGAGATTCTCATAATGGAAATTTCTTAGGATTGCTGGAACTGATTTCGCATTATGACCCAATTCTTAAGGAACATGtgataaaagttaaacaatCACAGGACAAGGGTCAACGTCTTCAGGCGCATTACTTGTCAAATCGTTCTCAAAATGAATTCATTGGCCTTTGTGCAGCTGAGGTTCGCAGGCAAATTATAGAAGAGTGCAAGTCTGCaaagtatttttcaattatgGTTGATGCCACTCCTGATGTGAGCCATACTGAACAAAGTTCGTTTGTCATTCGATATGTACACGAAAAAGAACctggaaaatttttaattgaagagCGGTTTTTGATCTTTGCAGATTGTGCCAAGAAGACTGGATCTGATATTGCGGAATTAATTCTGGAAACTttggaaacattaaaaatttgttttgaagaCTGCCGTGGCCAAGGCTATGACAATGGAGTCAACATTTCAGGAAAATATAAGGGTGTTCAAGCAATCCTACAAAAGAAGAACCCATTGTCTGTATTCTCACCCTGTGGTTGTCATTCATTGAATTTGTGTGGACAGAATGCTGCCTCAAGCTGTACAGATGCTGAGACTTTCTTTGGAACTGTTAAAACCGTATATACGATCTTTTCTGCTAGTCCGCAACGCTGGGAAATATTGCAAAAGAGACTTCACGGTGTGTCTTTGCATGGACAATCAGGAACACGATGGACTGAGAGACTTGACAGCATTCGCCCTTTCTATAATCACTTGAGCCAAATCATTGAATCTTTGAAAGAAGTTAAGAGCTTGAATCTCACGCCTAAAGCAAAAACTGAGATTAGAGGTGCCTTAAAATATATGAGCTCCTTCAAATGTGTTCTCATGTCTGGAATTTGGCTGAAAGTTCTCACATTGATTGACCGCTGCAACCAG aagaagttagtTGCAGATGTTGCAAAAATCAGTTCTGAATTTCCAATCCACAGAAAAGTGAAAcgcaaaagtttttttggggAGCAAATTAAAGGTGATGAACAAATTACGGAATTAACAGAAGCAGAATCAGGAGAGGAGGCAACATTTCGGAGAACG AAGTATCAAAAACTGTCTGAAGCAGAAATCAAGAGTGCTTGCTCACATTTTTCGCAAAAATATTCTTGTGATGTGACCGAAAATGAACTGACTGAAGAATTGCTTCACATAAAACAAATTCATACTGCAAATTTTGGAAAGGAACCTCTTGCCCCATTTgacttattaaacaaaatttctgaAATGAAGCTTGGAGAACTCTTTAGAAATATAGTAATTGCATTGCGTATTTTTGCTTCAATTCCAGTGACAGTGGCTTCAAGTGAGCGTTTATTCAGTAAATTGAAGCTCATCAAGAATTTTTTGCGCTCAACTATGGGACAAGAACGAACAAGTGACCTCGCCATTTTGAGTATCGAGTGTctattagcaaaaaatattgatttccATGATGTGAttgaaaagtttgttaaacaaaagacaagaaaaataatattgtaa
- the LOC136082734 gene encoding uncharacterized protein LOC136082734 encodes MRDYISAPQRFCVTMHPQSSEKEWEQIATEFENKWNFPHCLGAIDGKHVVIQAPACSGSSFYNYKKTHSIVLLAVCNPKYQFSLIDIGNSGRQSDGSVYTNSRLSYAIENGRLGIPQACKVRDAEIILSYVFVGDNAFALKPHMMKPYPSSNLSYKQRIFNYRLLRARRTVENAFGIAASRFRIIRRPIIASIKKVVLITKVVAALHNFLLSKRKESLNYDYCRNTYIDQDGKK; translated from the exons ATGAGAGATTATATATCTGCTCCACAAAGATTTTGTGTTACAATGC acCCACAATCCTCTGAAAAAGAATGGGAACAAATAGCCActgaatttgaaaataaatggaaCTTTCCCCATTGCTTAGGTGCTATTGATGGAAAACATGTAGTTATACAAGCTCCTGCGTGTTCTGGATCATCGTTTTATAACTACAAAAAGACACATAGTATTGTTCTTTTGGCAGTGTGCAATCCAAAATATCAATTTTCACTAATAGATATAGGAAATAGTGGAAGGCAAAGTGATGGTAGTGTATATACAAATAGTCGACTTAGTTATGCTATTGAAAATGGTAGGCTTGGCATTCCTCAAGCATGTAAAGTAAGAGATGCTGAAATAATATTGTCTTATGTGTTTGTAGGAGATAATGCATTTGCTTTAAAGCCTCACATGATGAAGCCTTATCCATCTTCAAATCTTTCGTACAAACAACGCATATTTAATTACAGATTGCTGCGTGCCAGGAGAACAGTTGAAAATGCATTTGGTATAGCTGCATCTCGATTTCGGATTATCAGGAGACCTATTAttgcttcaataaaaaaagtcgTGCTTATAACAAAAGTTGTTGCAGCACttcacaattttttattgtcaaaaagGAAAGAGAGTCTTAATTATGATTACTGTCGGAATACTTATATTGATCAGGAtggtaaaaaatga